A region from the Eublepharis macularius isolate TG4126 chromosome 13, MPM_Emac_v1.0, whole genome shotgun sequence genome encodes:
- the TMLHE gene encoding trimethyllysine dioxygenase, mitochondrial, with translation MWGRQLLRLFSGSRCPPKKTSKCHPSWQLSFKHILPSSVRQHHTAPESLNCAWHLNSDHLELKFGDTLMRFDYVWLRDHCRSASCYNTKTNQRSLDTASVDLCIRPKTVRVDDTTLFLTWPDGHVTRYGLEWLLKNSFEGQKQQVMQPRLLWNAQIYQEAQVPSVDCQSFLETNEGLKEFLQNFLLYGIAFVENVPPTKEDTEILAERISLIRETIYGRMWYFTSDFSRGDTAYTKLALDRHTDTTYFQEPCGIQVFHCLRHEGTGGRTLLVDGFYAAEQVRQQAPDDFELLTKVPLKHEYIENVGGCHNHMIGVGPVLNVYPWNNELYLIRYNNYDRAVINTVPYDTVHRWYTAHRTLTTELRRPENELWVKLKPGKALFVDNWRVLHGRESFTGYRQLCGCYLTRDDVLNTARFLGLKA, from the exons ATGTGGGGCCGTCAGCTGCTGCGTCTGTTCTCTGGCTCTCGTTGCCCGCCAAAGAAAACTTCCAAGTGCCATCCTTCATGGCAACTTAGCTTCAAGCACATTCTCCCGAGTTCAGTCCGTCAGCATCACACAGCTCCGGAATCGTTAAACTGTGCCTGGCATCTGAACAGCGATCATTTAG AGTTGAAGTTCGGGGACACCCTCATGCGCTTTGACTACGTCTGGCTGCGTGATCACTGCCGCTCTGCATCCTGCTACAACACCAAGACCAACCAGCGTAGCCTTGATACGGCCAGCGTGGATTTGTGCATCAGGCCAAAGACCGTTCGGGTGGATGACACCACGCTCTTTCTCACCT GGCCAGATGGCCACGTAACCAGGTATGGGCTGGAGTGGCTGCTGAAGAACAGCTTCGAGGGGCAGAAACAGCAGGTCATGCAGCCCCGCCTCCTCTGGAACGCACAGATCTACCAGGAAGCCCAGGTGCCTTCTGTGGACTGCCAGAGTTTCCTGGAAACCAACGAGGGCCTGAAGGAGTTCTTACAGAACTTCCTCCTCTACGGGATCGCCTTTGTGGAAAATGTTCCCCCAACCAAAGAAGACACtgagatcttggcagagagaatCAGCTTGATCAG GGAGACTATCTATGGCAGGATGTGGTACTTCACTTCGGACTTCTCCCGGGGAGACACAgcctacaccaagctggctttgGACCGCCACACAGACACTACCTACTTCCAGGAGCCCTGCGG CATCCAGGTGTTCCATTGTCTCCGGCATGAAGGGACAGGTGGTCGGACACTGCTGGTAGATGGCTTCTACGCAGCAGAGCAAGTGCGGCAGCAAGCACCTGATGACTTCGAGCTCCTCACCAAAGTGCCACTGAAACACGAGTATATTGAGAATGTCGGGGGTTGCCACAACCACATGATCGGGGTGGGGCCCGTCTTGAATGTCTACCCTTGGAACAACGAGCTGTACCTGATCAG GTACAACAACTATGACCGGGCCGTGATAAACACCGTGCCTTACGACACCGTGCATCGCTGGTACACCGCGCACCGTACTCTGACTACTGAACTGAGAAGGCCAGAGAATGAGCTTTGGGTCAAGTTGAAACCGGGCAAG GCCCTGTTTGTGGACAACTGGCGCGTGCTGCATGGCCGGGAGTCCTTCACGGGCTACCGCCAACTTTGTGGCTGCTACCTGACAAGAGATGACGTGCTGAACACGGCCCGTTTCCTGGGGCTGAAAGCCTAA